A genomic region of Pongo pygmaeus isolate AG05252 chromosome 7, NHGRI_mPonPyg2-v2.0_pri, whole genome shotgun sequence contains the following coding sequences:
- the LETM2 gene encoding LETM1 domain-containing protein LETM2, mitochondrial isoform X1, producing the protein MAFYSYNSVLAIARTRFPSHFVHPTCSSYSPSCAFLHLPDSHLNKTCMKNYESKKYLDPSQPGNTVLHPGTSLIQKLHTSTCWLQEVPGKPQLEQATKHPQVTSPQATKETGTKIKDGKQSYRQKIMDELKYYYNGFYLLWIDAKVAARMVWRLLHGQVLTRRERRRLLRTCVDFFRLVPFMVFIIVPFMEFLLPVFLKLFPEMLPSTFESESKKEEKQKKKMAVKLELAKFLQETMTEMARRNRAKMGDASTQLSSYVKQVQTGHKPSTKEIVRFSKLFEDQLALEHLDRPQLVALCKLLELQTFGTNNLLRFQLLMKLKSIKADDEIIAKEGVRALSVSELQAACRARGMRSLGLTEEQLQQQLTEWQDLHLKENVPPSLLLLSRTFYLIDVKPKPIEIPLSGEAPKTDILAELPTFTESKENMVDLAPQLKGTKDEDFIQPPPVTSSPITPSTPISLPKGPITSSKEPTLQAKSQMTAQNSKASSKGA; encoded by the exons ATTCCCTAGCCATTTTGTCCATCCTACCTGCTCTTCTTATTCCCCATCATGTGCATTTCTTCACTTGCCAGATTCCCATTTAAATAAGACATGTATGAAGAACTATGAGAGCAAGAAGTACTTGGATCCTAGTCAGCCAGGCAATACAGTACTTCACCCAGGAACTAGTCTAATACAAAAGCTACACACATCCACTTGCTGGCTGCAAGAAGTTCCTGGCAAACCTCAGCTGGAGCAAGCCACAAAACATCCACAGGTGACAAGCCCTCAGGCCACAAAAGAAACTGGCACGAAGATAAAAGATGGCAAACAATCTTATAGACAGAAAATCATGGATGAACTAAAATATTATTACAATGGATTCTACTTACTTTGGATTGACGCCAAAGTTGCTGCCAGAATGGTTTGGAGGCTGTTGCATGGACAGGTCCTGACCAGACGAGAGAGACGAAGG CTGTTGAGAACTTGTGTTGATTTCTTCCGCCTGGTTCCATTTATGGTGTTCATAATTGTACCCTTCATGGAATTCTTATTACCAGTGTTTCTGAAACTCTTCCCAGAGATGTTGCCATCAACTTTTGAAAGTGAATCCAAAAAG gaagaaaaacagaaaaagaaaatggctgtAAAGTTGGAACTAGCAAAATTTCTTCAAGAAACCATGACAGAAATGGCAAGGAGGAACAGAGCCAAGATGGGCGATGCCTCTACACAGCTCTCATCCTACGTGAAGCAG GTCCAGACAGGCCATAAGCCCAGCACAAAGGAGATAGTTCGCTTCTCCAAACTATTTGAGGACCAGCTGGCCCTGGAACACTTAGATCGCCCTCAGCTGGTTGCCCTTTGCAAACTGCTGGAATTGCAGACGTTTGGAACCAACAACCTGCTCCGCTTTCAGCTCCTGATGAAACTGAAGTCTATAAAAGCAGATGATGAA ATAATTGCCAAGGAAGGGGTGAGAGCATTGAGTGTATCAGAACTGCAGGCTGCCTGTAGGGCCCGAGGGATGAGGTCACTGGGTCTCACGGAGGAACAACTGCAACAACAGCTCACCGAG TGGCAGGACCTCCACCTGAAGGAGAACGTCCCTCCTTCCCTTTTGCTCCTGTCCCGCACCTTCTACCTGATAGATGTGAAGCCCAAGCCGATTGAGATACCACTCAGTGGGGAG GCTCCAAAGACTGATATTCTTGCGGAATTACCTACTTTCACTGAATCTAAAGAGAACATGGTGGATCTTGCACCTCAACTGAAGGGAACCAAG GATGAAGACTTTATACAGCCGCCACCAGTTACATCATCACCCATAACACCATCAACACCTATTTCATTACCTAAGGGACCCATCACTTCTTCTAAAGAACCT ACACTCCAGGCCAAATCACAAATGACGGCCCAGAACAGCAAGGCTAGTTCAAAAGGAGCATAA
- the LETM2 gene encoding LETM1 domain-containing protein LETM2, mitochondrial isoform X7, whose protein sequence is MAFYSYNSVLAIARTRFPSHFVHPTCSSYSPSCAFLHLPDSHLNKTCMKNYESKKYLDPSQPGNTVLHPGTSLIQKLHTSTCWLQEVPGKPQLEQATKHPQVTSPQATKETGTKIKDGKQSYRQKIMDELKYYYNGFYLLWIDAKVAARMVWRLLHGQVLTRRERRRLLRTCVDFFRLVPFMVFIIVPFMEFLLPVFLKLFPEMLPSTFESESKKEEKQKKKMAVKLELAKFLQETMTEMARRNRAKMGDASTQLSSYVKQVQTGHKPSTKEIVRFSKLFEDQLALEHLDRPQLVALCKLLELQTFGTNNLLRFQLLMKLKSIKADDEIIAKEGVRALSVSELQAACRARGMRSLGLTEEQLQQQLTEWQDLHLKENVPPSLLLLSRTFYLIDVKPKPIEIPLSGEAPKTDILAELPTFTESKENMVDLAPQLKGTK, encoded by the exons ATTCCCTAGCCATTTTGTCCATCCTACCTGCTCTTCTTATTCCCCATCATGTGCATTTCTTCACTTGCCAGATTCCCATTTAAATAAGACATGTATGAAGAACTATGAGAGCAAGAAGTACTTGGATCCTAGTCAGCCAGGCAATACAGTACTTCACCCAGGAACTAGTCTAATACAAAAGCTACACACATCCACTTGCTGGCTGCAAGAAGTTCCTGGCAAACCTCAGCTGGAGCAAGCCACAAAACATCCACAGGTGACAAGCCCTCAGGCCACAAAAGAAACTGGCACGAAGATAAAAGATGGCAAACAATCTTATAGACAGAAAATCATGGATGAACTAAAATATTATTACAATGGATTCTACTTACTTTGGATTGACGCCAAAGTTGCTGCCAGAATGGTTTGGAGGCTGTTGCATGGACAGGTCCTGACCAGACGAGAGAGACGAAGG CTGTTGAGAACTTGTGTTGATTTCTTCCGCCTGGTTCCATTTATGGTGTTCATAATTGTACCCTTCATGGAATTCTTATTACCAGTGTTTCTGAAACTCTTCCCAGAGATGTTGCCATCAACTTTTGAAAGTGAATCCAAAAAG gaagaaaaacagaaaaagaaaatggctgtAAAGTTGGAACTAGCAAAATTTCTTCAAGAAACCATGACAGAAATGGCAAGGAGGAACAGAGCCAAGATGGGCGATGCCTCTACACAGCTCTCATCCTACGTGAAGCAG GTCCAGACAGGCCATAAGCCCAGCACAAAGGAGATAGTTCGCTTCTCCAAACTATTTGAGGACCAGCTGGCCCTGGAACACTTAGATCGCCCTCAGCTGGTTGCCCTTTGCAAACTGCTGGAATTGCAGACGTTTGGAACCAACAACCTGCTCCGCTTTCAGCTCCTGATGAAACTGAAGTCTATAAAAGCAGATGATGAA ATAATTGCCAAGGAAGGGGTGAGAGCATTGAGTGTATCAGAACTGCAGGCTGCCTGTAGGGCCCGAGGGATGAGGTCACTGGGTCTCACGGAGGAACAACTGCAACAACAGCTCACCGAG TGGCAGGACCTCCACCTGAAGGAGAACGTCCCTCCTTCCCTTTTGCTCCTGTCCCGCACCTTCTACCTGATAGATGTGAAGCCCAAGCCGATTGAGATACCACTCAGTGGGGAG GCTCCAAAGACTGATATTCTTGCGGAATTACCTACTTTCACTGAATCTAAAGAGAACATGGTGGATCTTGCACCTCAACTGAAGGGAACCAAG taA
- the LETM2 gene encoding LETM1 domain-containing protein LETM2, mitochondrial isoform X6 — MAFYSYNSVLAIARTRFPSHFVHPTCSSYSPSCAFLHLPDSHLNKTCMKNYESKKYLDPSQPGNTVLHPGTSLIQKLHTSTCWLQEVPGKPQLEQATKHPQVTSPQATKETGTKIKDGKQSYRQKIMDELKYYYNGFYLLWIDAKVAARMVWRLLHGQVLTRRERRREEKQKKKMAVKLELAKFLQETMTEMARRNRAKMGDASTQLSSYVKQVQTGHKPSTKEIVRFSKLFEDQLALEHLDRPQLVALCKLLELQTFGTNNLLRFQLLMKLKSIKADDEIIAKEGVRALSVSELQAACRARGMRSLGLTEEQLQQQLTEWQDLHLKENVPPSLLLLSRTFYLIDVKPKPIEIPLSGEAPKTDILAELPTFTESKENMVDLAPQLKGTKDEDFIQPPPVTSSPITPSTPISLPKGPITSSKEPTLQAKSQMTAQNSKASSKGA; from the exons ATTCCCTAGCCATTTTGTCCATCCTACCTGCTCTTCTTATTCCCCATCATGTGCATTTCTTCACTTGCCAGATTCCCATTTAAATAAGACATGTATGAAGAACTATGAGAGCAAGAAGTACTTGGATCCTAGTCAGCCAGGCAATACAGTACTTCACCCAGGAACTAGTCTAATACAAAAGCTACACACATCCACTTGCTGGCTGCAAGAAGTTCCTGGCAAACCTCAGCTGGAGCAAGCCACAAAACATCCACAGGTGACAAGCCCTCAGGCCACAAAAGAAACTGGCACGAAGATAAAAGATGGCAAACAATCTTATAGACAGAAAATCATGGATGAACTAAAATATTATTACAATGGATTCTACTTACTTTGGATTGACGCCAAAGTTGCTGCCAGAATGGTTTGGAGGCTGTTGCATGGACAGGTCCTGACCAGACGAGAGAGACGAAGG gaagaaaaacagaaaaagaaaatggctgtAAAGTTGGAACTAGCAAAATTTCTTCAAGAAACCATGACAGAAATGGCAAGGAGGAACAGAGCCAAGATGGGCGATGCCTCTACACAGCTCTCATCCTACGTGAAGCAG GTCCAGACAGGCCATAAGCCCAGCACAAAGGAGATAGTTCGCTTCTCCAAACTATTTGAGGACCAGCTGGCCCTGGAACACTTAGATCGCCCTCAGCTGGTTGCCCTTTGCAAACTGCTGGAATTGCAGACGTTTGGAACCAACAACCTGCTCCGCTTTCAGCTCCTGATGAAACTGAAGTCTATAAAAGCAGATGATGAA ATAATTGCCAAGGAAGGGGTGAGAGCATTGAGTGTATCAGAACTGCAGGCTGCCTGTAGGGCCCGAGGGATGAGGTCACTGGGTCTCACGGAGGAACAACTGCAACAACAGCTCACCGAG TGGCAGGACCTCCACCTGAAGGAGAACGTCCCTCCTTCCCTTTTGCTCCTGTCCCGCACCTTCTACCTGATAGATGTGAAGCCCAAGCCGATTGAGATACCACTCAGTGGGGAG GCTCCAAAGACTGATATTCTTGCGGAATTACCTACTTTCACTGAATCTAAAGAGAACATGGTGGATCTTGCACCTCAACTGAAGGGAACCAAG GATGAAGACTTTATACAGCCGCCACCAGTTACATCATCACCCATAACACCATCAACACCTATTTCATTACCTAAGGGACCCATCACTTCTTCTAAAGAACCT ACACTCCAGGCCAAATCACAAATGACGGCCCAGAACAGCAAGGCTAGTTCAAAAGGAGCATAA
- the LETM2 gene encoding LETM1 domain-containing protein LETM2, mitochondrial isoform X2 — protein sequence MAFYSYNSVLAIARTRFPSHFVHPTCSSYSPSCAFLHLPDSHLNKTCMKNYESKKYLDPSQPGNTVLHPGTSLIQKLHTSTCWLQEVPGKPQLEQATKHPQVTSPQATKETGTKIKDGKQSYRQKIMDELKYYYNGFYLLWIDAKVAARMVWRLLHGQVLTRRERRRLLRTCVDFFRLVPFMVFIIVPFMEFLLPVFLKLFPEMLPSTFESESKKEEKQKKKMAVKLELAKFLQETMTEMARRNRAKMGDASTQLSSYVKQVQTGHKPSTKEIVRFSKLFEDQLALEHLDRPQLVALCKLLELQTFGTNNLLRFQLLMKLKSIKADDEIIAKEGVRALSVSELQAACRARGMRSLGLTEEQLQQQLTEWQDLHLKENVPPSLLLLSRTFYLIDVKPKPIEIPLSGEAPKTDILAELPTFTESKENMVDLAPQLKGTKDEDFIQPPPVTSSPITPSTPISLPKGPITSSKEPSLFFTPRHSRPNHK from the exons ATTCCCTAGCCATTTTGTCCATCCTACCTGCTCTTCTTATTCCCCATCATGTGCATTTCTTCACTTGCCAGATTCCCATTTAAATAAGACATGTATGAAGAACTATGAGAGCAAGAAGTACTTGGATCCTAGTCAGCCAGGCAATACAGTACTTCACCCAGGAACTAGTCTAATACAAAAGCTACACACATCCACTTGCTGGCTGCAAGAAGTTCCTGGCAAACCTCAGCTGGAGCAAGCCACAAAACATCCACAGGTGACAAGCCCTCAGGCCACAAAAGAAACTGGCACGAAGATAAAAGATGGCAAACAATCTTATAGACAGAAAATCATGGATGAACTAAAATATTATTACAATGGATTCTACTTACTTTGGATTGACGCCAAAGTTGCTGCCAGAATGGTTTGGAGGCTGTTGCATGGACAGGTCCTGACCAGACGAGAGAGACGAAGG CTGTTGAGAACTTGTGTTGATTTCTTCCGCCTGGTTCCATTTATGGTGTTCATAATTGTACCCTTCATGGAATTCTTATTACCAGTGTTTCTGAAACTCTTCCCAGAGATGTTGCCATCAACTTTTGAAAGTGAATCCAAAAAG gaagaaaaacagaaaaagaaaatggctgtAAAGTTGGAACTAGCAAAATTTCTTCAAGAAACCATGACAGAAATGGCAAGGAGGAACAGAGCCAAGATGGGCGATGCCTCTACACAGCTCTCATCCTACGTGAAGCAG GTCCAGACAGGCCATAAGCCCAGCACAAAGGAGATAGTTCGCTTCTCCAAACTATTTGAGGACCAGCTGGCCCTGGAACACTTAGATCGCCCTCAGCTGGTTGCCCTTTGCAAACTGCTGGAATTGCAGACGTTTGGAACCAACAACCTGCTCCGCTTTCAGCTCCTGATGAAACTGAAGTCTATAAAAGCAGATGATGAA ATAATTGCCAAGGAAGGGGTGAGAGCATTGAGTGTATCAGAACTGCAGGCTGCCTGTAGGGCCCGAGGGATGAGGTCACTGGGTCTCACGGAGGAACAACTGCAACAACAGCTCACCGAG TGGCAGGACCTCCACCTGAAGGAGAACGTCCCTCCTTCCCTTTTGCTCCTGTCCCGCACCTTCTACCTGATAGATGTGAAGCCCAAGCCGATTGAGATACCACTCAGTGGGGAG GCTCCAAAGACTGATATTCTTGCGGAATTACCTACTTTCACTGAATCTAAAGAGAACATGGTGGATCTTGCACCTCAACTGAAGGGAACCAAG GATGAAGACTTTATACAGCCGCCACCAGTTACATCATCACCCATAACACCATCAACACCTATTTCATTACCTAAGGGACCCATCACTTCTTCTAAAGAACCT TCCTTGTTTTTTACGCCTAGACACTCCAGGCCAAATCACAAATGA
- the LETM2 gene encoding LETM1 domain-containing protein LETM2, mitochondrial isoform X4 → MAFYSYNSVLAIARTRFPSHFVHPTCSSYSPSCAFLHLPDSHLNKTCMKNYESKKYLDPSQPGNTVLHPGTSLIQKLHTSTCWLQEVPGKPQLEQATKHPQVTSPQATKETGTKIKDGKQSYRQKIMDELKYYYNGFYLLWIDAKVAARMVWRLLHGQVLTRRERRRLLRTCVDFFRLVPFMVFIIVPFMEFLLPVFLKLFPEMLPSTFESESKKEEKQKKKMAVKLELAKFLQETMTEMARRNRAKMGDASTQLSSYVKQVQTGHKPSTKEIVRFSKLFEDQLALEHLDRPQLVALCKLLELQTFGTNNLLRFQLLMKLKSIKADDEIIAKEGVRALSVSELQAACRARGMRSLGLTEEQLQQQLTEWQDLHLKENVPPSLLLLSRTFYLIDVKPKPIEIPLSGEDEDFIQPPPVTSSPITPSTPISLPKGPITSSKEPSLFFTPRHSRPNHK, encoded by the exons ATTCCCTAGCCATTTTGTCCATCCTACCTGCTCTTCTTATTCCCCATCATGTGCATTTCTTCACTTGCCAGATTCCCATTTAAATAAGACATGTATGAAGAACTATGAGAGCAAGAAGTACTTGGATCCTAGTCAGCCAGGCAATACAGTACTTCACCCAGGAACTAGTCTAATACAAAAGCTACACACATCCACTTGCTGGCTGCAAGAAGTTCCTGGCAAACCTCAGCTGGAGCAAGCCACAAAACATCCACAGGTGACAAGCCCTCAGGCCACAAAAGAAACTGGCACGAAGATAAAAGATGGCAAACAATCTTATAGACAGAAAATCATGGATGAACTAAAATATTATTACAATGGATTCTACTTACTTTGGATTGACGCCAAAGTTGCTGCCAGAATGGTTTGGAGGCTGTTGCATGGACAGGTCCTGACCAGACGAGAGAGACGAAGG CTGTTGAGAACTTGTGTTGATTTCTTCCGCCTGGTTCCATTTATGGTGTTCATAATTGTACCCTTCATGGAATTCTTATTACCAGTGTTTCTGAAACTCTTCCCAGAGATGTTGCCATCAACTTTTGAAAGTGAATCCAAAAAG gaagaaaaacagaaaaagaaaatggctgtAAAGTTGGAACTAGCAAAATTTCTTCAAGAAACCATGACAGAAATGGCAAGGAGGAACAGAGCCAAGATGGGCGATGCCTCTACACAGCTCTCATCCTACGTGAAGCAG GTCCAGACAGGCCATAAGCCCAGCACAAAGGAGATAGTTCGCTTCTCCAAACTATTTGAGGACCAGCTGGCCCTGGAACACTTAGATCGCCCTCAGCTGGTTGCCCTTTGCAAACTGCTGGAATTGCAGACGTTTGGAACCAACAACCTGCTCCGCTTTCAGCTCCTGATGAAACTGAAGTCTATAAAAGCAGATGATGAA ATAATTGCCAAGGAAGGGGTGAGAGCATTGAGTGTATCAGAACTGCAGGCTGCCTGTAGGGCCCGAGGGATGAGGTCACTGGGTCTCACGGAGGAACAACTGCAACAACAGCTCACCGAG TGGCAGGACCTCCACCTGAAGGAGAACGTCCCTCCTTCCCTTTTGCTCCTGTCCCGCACCTTCTACCTGATAGATGTGAAGCCCAAGCCGATTGAGATACCACTCAGTGGGGAG GATGAAGACTTTATACAGCCGCCACCAGTTACATCATCACCCATAACACCATCAACACCTATTTCATTACCTAAGGGACCCATCACTTCTTCTAAAGAACCT TCCTTGTTTTTTACGCCTAGACACTCCAGGCCAAATCACAAATGA
- the LETM2 gene encoding LETM1 domain-containing protein LETM2, mitochondrial isoform X3 yields the protein MAFYSYNSVLAIARTRFPSHFVHPTCSSYSPSCAFLHLPDSHLNKTCMKNYESKKYLDPSQPGNTVLHPGTSLIQKLHTSTCWLQEVPGKPQLEQATKHPQVTSPQATKETGTKIKDGKQSYRQKIMDELKYYYNGFYLLWIDAKVAARMVWRLLHGQVLTRRERRRLLRTCVDFFRLVPFMVFIIVPFMEFLLPVFLKLFPEMLPSTFESESKKEEKQKKKMAVKLELAKFLQETMTEMARRNRAKMGDASTQLSSYVKQVQTGHKPSTKEIVRFSKLFEDQLALEHLDRPQLVALCKLLELQTFGTNNLLRFQLLMKLKSIKADDEIIAKEGVRALSVSELQAACRARGMRSLGLTEEQLQQQLTEWQDLHLKENVPPSLLLLSRTFYLIDVKPKPIEIPLSGEDEDFIQPPPVTSSPITPSTPISLPKGPITSSKEPTLQAKSQMTAQNSKASSKGA from the exons ATTCCCTAGCCATTTTGTCCATCCTACCTGCTCTTCTTATTCCCCATCATGTGCATTTCTTCACTTGCCAGATTCCCATTTAAATAAGACATGTATGAAGAACTATGAGAGCAAGAAGTACTTGGATCCTAGTCAGCCAGGCAATACAGTACTTCACCCAGGAACTAGTCTAATACAAAAGCTACACACATCCACTTGCTGGCTGCAAGAAGTTCCTGGCAAACCTCAGCTGGAGCAAGCCACAAAACATCCACAGGTGACAAGCCCTCAGGCCACAAAAGAAACTGGCACGAAGATAAAAGATGGCAAACAATCTTATAGACAGAAAATCATGGATGAACTAAAATATTATTACAATGGATTCTACTTACTTTGGATTGACGCCAAAGTTGCTGCCAGAATGGTTTGGAGGCTGTTGCATGGACAGGTCCTGACCAGACGAGAGAGACGAAGG CTGTTGAGAACTTGTGTTGATTTCTTCCGCCTGGTTCCATTTATGGTGTTCATAATTGTACCCTTCATGGAATTCTTATTACCAGTGTTTCTGAAACTCTTCCCAGAGATGTTGCCATCAACTTTTGAAAGTGAATCCAAAAAG gaagaaaaacagaaaaagaaaatggctgtAAAGTTGGAACTAGCAAAATTTCTTCAAGAAACCATGACAGAAATGGCAAGGAGGAACAGAGCCAAGATGGGCGATGCCTCTACACAGCTCTCATCCTACGTGAAGCAG GTCCAGACAGGCCATAAGCCCAGCACAAAGGAGATAGTTCGCTTCTCCAAACTATTTGAGGACCAGCTGGCCCTGGAACACTTAGATCGCCCTCAGCTGGTTGCCCTTTGCAAACTGCTGGAATTGCAGACGTTTGGAACCAACAACCTGCTCCGCTTTCAGCTCCTGATGAAACTGAAGTCTATAAAAGCAGATGATGAA ATAATTGCCAAGGAAGGGGTGAGAGCATTGAGTGTATCAGAACTGCAGGCTGCCTGTAGGGCCCGAGGGATGAGGTCACTGGGTCTCACGGAGGAACAACTGCAACAACAGCTCACCGAG TGGCAGGACCTCCACCTGAAGGAGAACGTCCCTCCTTCCCTTTTGCTCCTGTCCCGCACCTTCTACCTGATAGATGTGAAGCCCAAGCCGATTGAGATACCACTCAGTGGGGAG GATGAAGACTTTATACAGCCGCCACCAGTTACATCATCACCCATAACACCATCAACACCTATTTCATTACCTAAGGGACCCATCACTTCTTCTAAAGAACCT ACACTCCAGGCCAAATCACAAATGACGGCCCAGAACAGCAAGGCTAGTTCAAAAGGAGCATAA
- the LETM2 gene encoding LETM1 domain-containing protein LETM2, mitochondrial isoform X5: MKNYESKKYLDPSQPGNTVLHPGTSLIQKLHTSTCWLQEVPGKPQLEQATKHPQVTSPQATKETGTKIKDGKQSYRQKIMDELKYYYNGFYLLWIDAKVAARMVWRLLHGQVLTRRERRRLLRTCVDFFRLVPFMVFIIVPFMEFLLPVFLKLFPEMLPSTFESESKKEEKQKKKMAVKLELAKFLQETMTEMARRNRAKMGDASTQLSSYVKQVQTGHKPSTKEIVRFSKLFEDQLALEHLDRPQLVALCKLLELQTFGTNNLLRFQLLMKLKSIKADDEIIAKEGVRALSVSELQAACRARGMRSLGLTEEQLQQQLTEWQDLHLKENVPPSLLLLSRTFYLIDVKPKPIEIPLSGEAPKTDILAELPTFTESKENMVDLAPQLKGTKDEDFIQPPPVTSSPITPSTPISLPKGPITSSKEPTLQAKSQMTAQNSKASSKGA, encoded by the exons ATGAAGAACTATGAGAGCAAGAAGTACTTGGATCCTAGTCAGCCAGGCAATACAGTACTTCACCCAGGAACTAGTCTAATACAAAAGCTACACACATCCACTTGCTGGCTGCAAGAAGTTCCTGGCAAACCTCAGCTGGAGCAAGCCACAAAACATCCACAGGTGACAAGCCCTCAGGCCACAAAAGAAACTGGCACGAAGATAAAAGATGGCAAACAATCTTATAGACAGAAAATCATGGATGAACTAAAATATTATTACAATGGATTCTACTTACTTTGGATTGACGCCAAAGTTGCTGCCAGAATGGTTTGGAGGCTGTTGCATGGACAGGTCCTGACCAGACGAGAGAGACGAAGG CTGTTGAGAACTTGTGTTGATTTCTTCCGCCTGGTTCCATTTATGGTGTTCATAATTGTACCCTTCATGGAATTCTTATTACCAGTGTTTCTGAAACTCTTCCCAGAGATGTTGCCATCAACTTTTGAAAGTGAATCCAAAAAG gaagaaaaacagaaaaagaaaatggctgtAAAGTTGGAACTAGCAAAATTTCTTCAAGAAACCATGACAGAAATGGCAAGGAGGAACAGAGCCAAGATGGGCGATGCCTCTACACAGCTCTCATCCTACGTGAAGCAG GTCCAGACAGGCCATAAGCCCAGCACAAAGGAGATAGTTCGCTTCTCCAAACTATTTGAGGACCAGCTGGCCCTGGAACACTTAGATCGCCCTCAGCTGGTTGCCCTTTGCAAACTGCTGGAATTGCAGACGTTTGGAACCAACAACCTGCTCCGCTTTCAGCTCCTGATGAAACTGAAGTCTATAAAAGCAGATGATGAA ATAATTGCCAAGGAAGGGGTGAGAGCATTGAGTGTATCAGAACTGCAGGCTGCCTGTAGGGCCCGAGGGATGAGGTCACTGGGTCTCACGGAGGAACAACTGCAACAACAGCTCACCGAG TGGCAGGACCTCCACCTGAAGGAGAACGTCCCTCCTTCCCTTTTGCTCCTGTCCCGCACCTTCTACCTGATAGATGTGAAGCCCAAGCCGATTGAGATACCACTCAGTGGGGAG GCTCCAAAGACTGATATTCTTGCGGAATTACCTACTTTCACTGAATCTAAAGAGAACATGGTGGATCTTGCACCTCAACTGAAGGGAACCAAG GATGAAGACTTTATACAGCCGCCACCAGTTACATCATCACCCATAACACCATCAACACCTATTTCATTACCTAAGGGACCCATCACTTCTTCTAAAGAACCT ACACTCCAGGCCAAATCACAAATGACGGCCCAGAACAGCAAGGCTAGTTCAAAAGGAGCATAA
- the LETM2 gene encoding LETM1 domain-containing protein LETM2, mitochondrial isoform X8 codes for MLPSTFESESKKEEKQKKKMAVKLELAKFLQETMTEMARRNRAKMGDASTQLSSYVKQVQTGHKPSTKEIVRFSKLFEDQLALEHLDRPQLVALCKLLELQTFGTNNLLRFQLLMKLKSIKADDEIIAKEGVRALSVSELQAACRARGMRSLGLTEEQLQQQLTEWQDLHLKENVPPSLLLLSRTFYLIDVKPKPIEIPLSGEAPKTDILAELPTFTESKENMVDLAPQLKGTKDEDFIQPPPVTSSPITPSTPISLPKGPITSSKEPTLQAKSQMTAQNSKASSKGA; via the exons ATGTTGCCATCAACTTTTGAAAGTGAATCCAAAAAG gaagaaaaacagaaaaagaaaatggctgtAAAGTTGGAACTAGCAAAATTTCTTCAAGAAACCATGACAGAAATGGCAAGGAGGAACAGAGCCAAGATGGGCGATGCCTCTACACAGCTCTCATCCTACGTGAAGCAG GTCCAGACAGGCCATAAGCCCAGCACAAAGGAGATAGTTCGCTTCTCCAAACTATTTGAGGACCAGCTGGCCCTGGAACACTTAGATCGCCCTCAGCTGGTTGCCCTTTGCAAACTGCTGGAATTGCAGACGTTTGGAACCAACAACCTGCTCCGCTTTCAGCTCCTGATGAAACTGAAGTCTATAAAAGCAGATGATGAA ATAATTGCCAAGGAAGGGGTGAGAGCATTGAGTGTATCAGAACTGCAGGCTGCCTGTAGGGCCCGAGGGATGAGGTCACTGGGTCTCACGGAGGAACAACTGCAACAACAGCTCACCGAG TGGCAGGACCTCCACCTGAAGGAGAACGTCCCTCCTTCCCTTTTGCTCCTGTCCCGCACCTTCTACCTGATAGATGTGAAGCCCAAGCCGATTGAGATACCACTCAGTGGGGAG GCTCCAAAGACTGATATTCTTGCGGAATTACCTACTTTCACTGAATCTAAAGAGAACATGGTGGATCTTGCACCTCAACTGAAGGGAACCAAG GATGAAGACTTTATACAGCCGCCACCAGTTACATCATCACCCATAACACCATCAACACCTATTTCATTACCTAAGGGACCCATCACTTCTTCTAAAGAACCT ACACTCCAGGCCAAATCACAAATGACGGCCCAGAACAGCAAGGCTAGTTCAAAAGGAGCATAA